The following are encoded in a window of Deltaproteobacteria bacterium genomic DNA:
- the murG gene encoding undecaprenyldiphospho-muramoylpentapeptide beta-N-acetylglucosaminyltransferase, with protein MRVAIAGGGTGGHVFPALAVAEELLARAPGSEVLFVGSSGGLEERLIPAHGYRLELLKVGKLKGASSVVRMRTLAGLPGALARALGILRRFDPQVLVGVGGFASGPMALAAWLRHCPVVLLEQNAIPGLTNRVLARLASRVVVSFAEATARFPRGRAVLLGNPLRRPLVAALARSGPPHGAPRSLLVLGGSQGARRVNELMVAAAPAIFRVHPGLRLVHQTGAADETWVAERYREAKLSVEVRPFIDDVAAAYREANLVISRAGATTCAELCLAGKPALLVPYPFAADDHQRANARALESTGGALVLSQQELEPAQLADEVIRLFSDPQLLLRMGAALRTAARPDAAARVVALLEELVYHPAP; from the coding sequence TTGCGGGTGGCGATCGCGGGGGGCGGGACCGGGGGGCACGTCTTCCCCGCGCTCGCCGTGGCCGAGGAGCTCCTGGCCCGCGCTCCCGGCAGCGAGGTGCTCTTCGTGGGCAGCTCCGGGGGACTCGAGGAGCGCCTGATCCCGGCGCACGGCTACCGCCTCGAGCTGCTGAAGGTCGGCAAGCTGAAGGGAGCGAGCTCGGTCGTCCGGATGCGCACGCTGGCCGGGCTTCCCGGCGCGCTCGCGCGAGCGCTCGGCATCCTGCGACGCTTCGACCCGCAGGTGCTGGTCGGCGTGGGGGGCTTCGCCTCGGGGCCCATGGCTCTGGCCGCGTGGCTCCGCCACTGTCCCGTGGTGCTCCTCGAGCAGAACGCCATCCCGGGGCTGACCAACCGCGTCCTGGCGCGGCTCGCGAGCCGCGTGGTGGTCAGCTTCGCCGAGGCCACGGCACGCTTTCCCCGAGGCAGGGCCGTGCTCCTCGGCAATCCGCTCCGGCGCCCCCTCGTCGCGGCGCTCGCGCGCTCGGGTCCGCCCCACGGCGCGCCGCGCAGCCTGCTCGTGCTCGGCGGGAGCCAGGGGGCCCGCCGCGTCAACGAGCTGATGGTCGCCGCTGCGCCGGCCATCTTCCGGGTCCACCCGGGGCTCCGCCTGGTGCATCAGACCGGGGCCGCTGACGAGACCTGGGTCGCCGAGCGCTACCGAGAGGCGAAGCTCTCGGTCGAGGTGCGCCCCTTCATCGACGACGTCGCCGCCGCCTACCGCGAGGCAAATCTGGTAATCAGTCGCGCGGGGGCCACGACCTGCGCCGAGCTCTGCCTCGCCGGCAAGCCGGCGCTGCTCGTCCCCTACCCCTTCGCCGCCGACGACCACCAGCGCGCCAACGCCCGCGCGCTCGAGAGCACCGGCGGCGCCCTGGTCCTGTCGCAGCAGGAGCTCGAGCCGGCGCAGCTCGCGGACGAAGTGATCCGCCTCTTCAGCGACCCGCAGCTCCTTCTGCGGATGGGCGCGGCCCTGCGCACCGCCGCCCGGCCCGACGCGGCGGCCCGCGTGGTGGCCCTCCTCGAGGAGCTGGTCTATCATCCCGCGCCATGA
- a CDS encoding D-alanine--D-alanine ligase, which yields MKRQRIGVLLGGLSAEREVSLETGRAALGALTERGYATVAIDVDLDVAARLRAEGVQVAFLALHGRWGEDGCIQGLLESLRIPYTGSGVLASALAMDKVVSKRMFVAAGLPTAAYGFPATVEEALGLGLPVVVKPRAEGSSVGVTVVHDEAQLEAAIARANQGTRGGALVERYVPGRELSVAVMGSGDSARALGSVEIRAAVGHYDYEAKYQRDDTSYFVPAPLDDGPRRRLEEIAVEAHRLLDCAGATRVDLRWDGLNDPVILEVNTLPGMTSHSLLPKIAAHLGWSYGELVERILLDAALKA from the coding sequence CTGAAGCGTCAACGAATCGGCGTGCTCTTGGGCGGGCTCTCCGCCGAGCGGGAGGTCTCGCTGGAGACCGGCCGCGCCGCCCTGGGCGCCCTGACCGAGCGGGGCTACGCCACCGTGGCCATCGACGTGGACCTGGACGTCGCGGCACGTCTCCGCGCCGAGGGGGTGCAGGTGGCCTTCCTCGCGCTGCACGGACGCTGGGGCGAGGACGGCTGCATCCAGGGCCTGCTCGAGTCCCTGCGCATCCCGTACACCGGCTCGGGCGTGCTGGCCTCGGCCCTGGCGATGGACAAGGTGGTCAGCAAGCGCATGTTCGTGGCCGCCGGGCTCCCGACCGCGGCGTACGGCTTCCCCGCGACCGTCGAGGAGGCGCTCGGCCTCGGCCTCCCGGTGGTCGTGAAGCCGCGCGCGGAGGGGAGCAGCGTGGGCGTCACCGTGGTCCACGACGAGGCGCAGCTCGAGGCTGCGATCGCCCGGGCCAACCAGGGAACCCGCGGTGGCGCGCTCGTCGAACGCTACGTCCCCGGGCGCGAGCTCTCGGTGGCCGTGATGGGCTCCGGCGACAGCGCCCGCGCGCTCGGCTCGGTCGAGATCCGCGCCGCCGTCGGTCACTACGACTACGAGGCGAAGTACCAGCGCGACGACACGAGCTACTTCGTCCCCGCCCCCCTCGACGACGGGCCCCGGCGACGCCTCGAGGAGATCGCCGTCGAGGCCCACCGGCTGCTCGACTGCGCCGGCGCGACGCGGGTGGACCTGCGCTGGGACGGCCTGAACGACCCGGTCATCCTGGAGGTCAACACCCTCCCCGGCATGACCAGCCACAGCCTGCTGCCCAAGATCGCCGCGCACCTCGGCTGGAGCTACGGCGAGCTCGTGGAACGCATCCTTCTCGACGCGGCGCTCAAGGCATGA
- a CDS encoding FtsQ-type POTRA domain-containing protein, producing the protein MKRSNRRKTLERPGGLTGLLRRLRSGKGNRRVAPAKPPRAVAPTSTPVESAPLPRPARPPRPPRDWRAAGRRALAVGLTGLKVLGVVVLVGGLGTGGFFGYRKVMASTYFRVKELRLEGTSRAPTAELLRLVEGARGQSIFRVSLNELARTLVSHPWIREARVERQLPSTLKVRLVEEEPRALLALGHLYLVNAEGQVFKKATTEEADGLVAITGISRLTYLNEPATAQARMRTALSALAQYQTGPRPPLSEVRVSATGEVSFFLTERGAALRFGTHFSDERLRRLDAVLAALGPDVRRMQSLYLDNDVRPDRAVVRMASQE; encoded by the coding sequence ATGAAGCGGAGCAACCGGCGCAAGACCCTCGAGCGTCCCGGCGGCCTGACCGGCCTGCTGCGGCGCCTGCGCTCGGGCAAGGGGAACCGTCGGGTGGCCCCCGCCAAGCCTCCCCGCGCCGTCGCCCCGACCTCGACCCCCGTCGAGAGCGCGCCGCTCCCGCGTCCGGCCCGTCCCCCGCGTCCTCCGCGCGACTGGCGCGCCGCGGGCAGGCGAGCCCTCGCCGTCGGTCTCACCGGCCTCAAGGTGCTCGGCGTGGTCGTCCTCGTCGGGGGCCTGGGGACCGGCGGCTTCTTCGGGTACCGCAAGGTCATGGCCTCGACCTACTTCCGCGTGAAGGAGCTGCGCCTGGAGGGGACCTCCCGCGCGCCGACCGCCGAGCTGCTCCGCCTGGTCGAGGGCGCTCGCGGTCAGAGCATCTTCCGCGTCTCGCTCAACGAGCTGGCCCGGACCCTCGTCAGCCACCCCTGGATCCGGGAGGCGCGCGTCGAGCGGCAGCTCCCGAGCACCCTGAAGGTCCGGCTGGTCGAGGAAGAGCCCAGGGCGCTGCTGGCCCTCGGGCACCTCTACCTCGTCAACGCCGAGGGCCAGGTCTTCAAGAAGGCCACCACCGAGGAGGCCGACGGGCTGGTCGCCATCACCGGCATCTCCCGGCTGACCTATCTGAACGAGCCGGCCACGGCGCAGGCCCGTATGCGGACCGCCCTCTCTGCGCTCGCCCAGTACCAGACCGGGCCGCGCCCCCCGCTCAGCGAGGTGCGCGTGAGCGCCACCGGCGAGGTCAGCTTCTTCCTCACGGAGCGCGGCGCCGCGCTCCGGTTCGGGACCCACTTCTCCGACGAGCGGCTGCGTCGCCTGGACGCGGTCCTCGCGGCGCTCGGCCCCGACGTTCGACGCATGCAATCGCTGTATCTCGACAACGACGTGCGGCCCGACCGAGCGGTCGTCCGCATGGCCAGCCAGGAATAG
- a CDS encoding phospho-N-acetylmuramoyl-pentapeptide-transferase has protein sequence MLLHLLYPLRRFRGLSWLNVVRYPSTRIIASTLTAMLMSFLLGPWFIRKLQSRQIGQTIREDGPQTHKKKAGTPTMGGSLILLSLVIPTFLWCDLHDRLVWLTLAVTVGYGAIGFLDDSLKLRFKNSKGLPGKLKMLGQFVIGGAAVAYMIYGDALPEAVRLRFALPFVNFDRHPLVLPAALYFVLGLIVVVGSSNAVNLTDGLDGLAIGPVIICAATFLVLSYAAGTVLDKFNIADYLNIPHIAGASELAIYCGAMVGSGVGFLWYNTYPASVFMGDVGSLSLGGGLGMLALLTKNELVWVVLGGVFVLEAVSVMVQVLSFKLTGKRVFKMAPIHHHFELKGWAEPKVIVRFWIISIMLALVALATLKLR, from the coding sequence ATGCTGCTGCACCTGCTCTATCCGCTTCGTCGCTTCCGGGGGCTGAGCTGGCTCAACGTCGTGCGCTATCCGTCGACGCGCATCATCGCCTCGACGCTGACCGCGATGCTCATGAGCTTTCTCCTCGGGCCGTGGTTCATCCGCAAGCTCCAGTCGCGCCAGATCGGCCAGACGATCCGCGAGGACGGGCCCCAGACGCACAAGAAGAAGGCCGGCACCCCCACCATGGGCGGGAGCCTCATCCTCCTCTCGCTCGTCATTCCGACCTTCCTCTGGTGCGACCTGCACGACCGGCTGGTCTGGCTCACCCTGGCGGTCACGGTGGGCTACGGCGCGATCGGCTTTCTCGACGACTCGCTGAAGCTCCGCTTCAAGAACAGCAAGGGCCTCCCCGGCAAGCTCAAGATGCTCGGCCAGTTCGTGATCGGCGGCGCCGCGGTGGCCTACATGATCTACGGCGACGCGCTCCCCGAGGCCGTGCGGCTGCGCTTCGCCCTGCCGTTCGTCAACTTCGACCGGCACCCGCTCGTGCTCCCCGCCGCGCTCTACTTCGTCCTCGGCCTGATCGTGGTGGTGGGCAGCTCGAACGCGGTGAACCTCACCGACGGGCTGGACGGCCTCGCCATCGGTCCGGTGATCATCTGCGCCGCGACCTTCCTCGTCCTCTCCTACGCGGCGGGCACCGTGCTCGACAAGTTCAACATCGCCGACTACCTCAACATCCCCCACATCGCCGGCGCCTCGGAGCTGGCCATCTACTGCGGCGCGATGGTCGGCTCGGGGGTGGGCTTCCTCTGGTACAACACCTACCCGGCCTCGGTCTTCATGGGAGACGTGGGGTCGCTCTCCCTCGGCGGCGGCCTCGGCATGCTGGCCCTGCTCACCAAGAACGAGCTGGTCTGGGTCGTGCTCGGCGGGGTCTTCGTCCTCGAGGCCGTCTCCGTGATGGTGCAGGTGCTGTCGTTCAAGCTCACCGGGAAGCGCGTCTTCAAGATGGCCCCGATCCACCACCACTTCGAGCTCAAGGGGTGGGCCGAGCCCAAGGTGATCGTCCGCTTCTGGATCATCTCGATCATGCTGGCCCTCGTCGCGCTGGCGACGCTCAAGCTGAGGTAG
- the ftsA gene encoding cell division protein FtsA, translating into MPKRDELIVGLDIGTTKIAAIVGEVSDEGIDIIGIGTAPSRGLRKGVVTHIDHTVASIKRAIEEAELMAGCEISSVYAGIAGGHIKGFNSHGIVAVKDGEVRTSDVGRVIDAAKAVAIPMDKEIIHVLPQDFVVDGQDGIKEPLGMSGVRLEARVHIVTAAVTSAQNIVKCCQRCDLQVADLVLQPLASGHAVLHEDEMELGVALIDIGGGTTDITIFSEGSIVHTSVVAAGGNHITNDIAVGLRTPSIEAEKIKQRWGCAMTSMVDADEEIEVPSVGGRAPRRVPRRVLCEVIEPRVEEMFMLVQREVAKTGYEELLASGAVITGGTTIMEGMPELAEEVLGLPVRRGAPRGIGGLVDVVRSPKFATGVGLVLYGAKQLESAGAHRARPEKVSLGHRVKDWFSKVF; encoded by the coding sequence ATGCCAAAGCGCGACGAGCTGATCGTAGGACTCGACATCGGCACGACCAAGATCGCCGCCATCGTCGGAGAGGTCTCCGACGAGGGGATCGACATCATCGGCATCGGCACCGCCCCCTCGCGCGGCCTGCGCAAGGGCGTGGTGACGCACATCGATCACACCGTCGCCTCCATCAAGCGCGCCATCGAGGAGGCGGAGCTGATGGCGGGGTGCGAGATCTCCAGCGTCTACGCCGGCATCGCGGGCGGACACATCAAGGGCTTCAACAGCCACGGCATCGTAGCGGTCAAGGACGGCGAGGTCCGCACCTCCGACGTGGGGCGCGTGATCGACGCGGCGAAGGCCGTGGCGATCCCGATGGACAAGGAGATCATCCACGTCCTGCCCCAGGACTTCGTCGTCGACGGTCAGGACGGCATCAAGGAGCCCCTCGGCATGAGCGGCGTGCGCCTCGAGGCGCGAGTGCACATCGTCACCGCCGCCGTGACCAGCGCGCAGAACATCGTGAAGTGCTGCCAGCGCTGCGACCTCCAGGTGGCGGACCTGGTGCTCCAGCCCCTCGCGAGCGGCCACGCCGTGCTGCACGAGGACGAGATGGAGCTCGGCGTGGCGCTGATCGACATCGGCGGCGGCACGACCGACATCACGATCTTCTCCGAGGGGTCGATCGTGCACACCTCGGTCGTCGCGGCGGGCGGAAACCACATCACGAACGACATCGCCGTGGGCCTGCGCACCCCGTCGATCGAGGCCGAGAAGATCAAGCAGCGCTGGGGCTGCGCGATGACCTCGATGGTCGACGCCGACGAGGAGATCGAGGTGCCGAGCGTCGGCGGTCGTGCCCCGCGCCGCGTACCGCGCCGGGTCCTCTGCGAGGTCATCGAACCCCGCGTCGAGGAGATGTTCATGCTCGTCCAGCGCGAGGTGGCCAAGACCGGTTACGAGGAGCTCCTGGCCTCGGGCGCGGTGATCACCGGCGGCACGACGATCATGGAAGGGATGCCGGAGCTGGCCGAGGAGGTGCTCGGACTCCCCGTGCGTCGGGGGGCCCCGCGCGGCATCGGCGGGCTCGTGGACGTGGTGCGGAGCCCCAAGTTCGCCACGGGCGTCGGGCTCGTGCTCTACGGCGCGAAGCAGCTCGAATCGGCCGGCGCCCACCGCGCGCGCCCCGAGAAGGTGAGCCTGGGGCACCGCGTGAAGGATTGGTTCTCGAAGGTGTTCTAG
- a CDS encoding UDP-N-acetylmuramate--L-alanine ligase — MFKGRMHQIHFVGIGGIGMSGIAEVLLNLGYGVSGSDLKESETTRRLASFGGRIAVGHAAANLGATDVVVISSAVRRDNPEVVEARRRGIPVIPRAEMLAELMRLKVGVAVAGSHGKTTTTSMVATLLDQAGLDPTVVIGGKVNSLGSNARLGQGDYLVAEADESDGSFLSLTPTLAVVTNIDPEHMDHYGSLEHLKETFLAFVNKVPFYGLSVLCLDCENVQSLLPRVEKRHVTYGGRPQADYSLQDVEVRGFTTSFRPVRRGKVGERVTLQMVGRHNVLNALAALAIADELEIPLDAAAKALSSFGGVQRRFTVRGEVGGVTVVDDYGHHPTEIKATLSGAREAFGRRVVAVFQPHRYSRVQHLFDQFATAFYDAEVVLVSPIYAAGEEPLDGITGDRLAEAIRAHGHHDVTFAASREELQAALGGRVRAGDLVVTLGAGDIWQVGETLLRELSQSPR, encoded by the coding sequence ATGTTCAAGGGCCGCATGCACCAGATCCACTTCGTGGGGATCGGGGGCATCGGCATGAGTGGAATTGCCGAGGTGCTGCTGAACCTGGGCTACGGAGTGAGCGGCTCCGACCTGAAGGAGAGCGAGACCACGCGGCGCCTGGCCAGCTTCGGCGGCCGCATCGCGGTGGGACACGCGGCGGCGAACCTAGGCGCGACCGACGTGGTCGTCATCTCGAGCGCCGTGCGCCGGGACAACCCCGAAGTGGTCGAGGCGCGGCGGCGCGGCATCCCGGTGATCCCTCGCGCGGAGATGCTCGCCGAGCTGATGCGCCTCAAGGTGGGCGTGGCGGTGGCCGGGAGTCACGGCAAGACCACCACGACCTCGATGGTCGCCACGCTCCTCGACCAGGCGGGGCTCGACCCCACGGTGGTGATCGGCGGGAAGGTGAACAGCCTGGGCAGCAACGCCCGGCTCGGCCAGGGAGACTACCTGGTCGCCGAGGCCGACGAGAGCGACGGGTCCTTTCTGAGCCTCACGCCGACCCTGGCGGTGGTGACGAACATCGATCCGGAGCACATGGATCACTACGGCAGCCTCGAGCACCTGAAGGAGACCTTCCTGGCCTTCGTGAACAAGGTCCCGTTTTACGGACTTTCCGTTCTTTGCCTCGATTGCGAGAATGTCCAGAGTCTCTTGCCGCGGGTCGAGAAGCGGCACGTGACCTACGGTGGCCGCCCGCAGGCCGACTACAGCCTCCAGGACGTGGAGGTCCGCGGCTTCACCACCTCCTTCCGGCCGGTCCGTCGCGGCAAGGTGGGCGAGCGCGTCACGCTGCAGATGGTGGGCCGTCACAACGTGCTCAACGCCCTCGCGGCGCTGGCCATCGCGGACGAGCTGGAGATCCCTCTCGACGCCGCGGCGAAGGCCCTCTCCAGCTTCGGCGGCGTGCAGCGACGCTTCACCGTGCGCGGCGAGGTCGGAGGCGTCACCGTCGTGGACGACTACGGGCACCACCCGACGGAGATCAAGGCCACCCTCTCCGGCGCGCGCGAGGCCTTCGGCCGCCGGGTCGTGGCGGTCTTCCAGCCGCACCGCTACAGTCGCGTGCAGCACCTGTTCGACCAGTTCGCCACCGCCTTCTACGACGCCGAGGTGGTGCTCGTGTCGCCGATCTACGCCGCCGGCGAGGAGCCGCTCGACGGGATCACCGGAGACCGCCTCGCGGAGGCGATCCGGGCGCACGGGCACCACGACGTGACCTTCGCCGCCTCGCGCGAGGAGCTCCAGGCCGCGCTGGGGGGCCGCGTTCGGGCCGGGGACCTGGTCGTGACCCTGGGCGCGGGAGACATCTGGCAGGTGGGCGAGACCCTGCTTCGCGAGCTGTCGCAATCTCCACGCTAG
- the murD gene encoding UDP-N-acetylmuramoyl-L-alanine--D-glutamate ligase: protein MELTGKRVLVVGLGRSGTAAARLCARRGARVTVTDQRSEGALSDAVAALGGCATLELGGHREASFTGAELIVLSPGVPPIPELEAARRAGVPVIGEIELAYRFVRGRVVAITGTNGKSTTTSLLGAMAEASGAPTFCGGNLGQPFCEAVDTPAAGPDGLLVLELSSFQLETVETFHARVALLLNLTEDHLDRYATFAEYQAAKARIFERQTATDFAVVNGAPDQELCRTLARASRAQLLTFRLDDGREPGAWPEEDALCVRLPRGEVERYPRSLLALAGQHNLQNALAALLGARLAGVPADACTRALETFRGLPHRMQLVGETRGVRYYNDSKATNVGSVIGSLTGFERPVVLIAGGKDKGGDYAPLVPVLAEVCRHAVLIGAAAPLIERTLAGHLPLHHAGTLPEAVRLAASLARTGDAVILSPACSSYDMFTNYEERGRVFASAVAALPD, encoded by the coding sequence ATGGAGCTCACGGGTAAACGCGTGCTCGTCGTCGGTCTCGGCCGCTCCGGCACGGCTGCCGCACGCCTCTGCGCGAGGAGGGGCGCCCGGGTCACGGTCACCGACCAGCGGAGCGAGGGGGCGCTCTCCGACGCGGTCGCCGCGCTCGGCGGCTGCGCCACGCTCGAGCTCGGCGGACACCGCGAAGCGAGCTTCACGGGAGCCGAGCTGATCGTGCTCAGCCCCGGGGTCCCGCCCATCCCCGAGCTCGAGGCCGCGCGCCGCGCCGGAGTCCCCGTGATCGGCGAGATCGAGCTCGCCTATCGCTTCGTCCGCGGCCGCGTGGTGGCCATCACCGGCACGAACGGCAAGTCCACCACCACGAGCCTCCTCGGCGCCATGGCGGAGGCCTCCGGCGCCCCCACCTTCTGCGGCGGCAACCTCGGGCAGCCGTTCTGCGAGGCCGTGGACACGCCGGCGGCAGGTCCGGACGGGCTGCTCGTCCTCGAGCTCTCGAGCTTCCAGCTCGAGACGGTGGAGACCTTCCACGCCCGGGTGGCGCTCCTCCTGAACCTCACCGAGGACCACCTGGACCGCTACGCCACCTTCGCCGAGTACCAGGCCGCGAAGGCCCGCATCTTCGAGCGCCAGACGGCGACCGACTTCGCGGTGGTGAACGGCGCGCCGGACCAGGAGCTCTGCCGCACGCTCGCCCGCGCCTCGAGGGCCCAGCTCCTGACCTTCCGCCTCGACGACGGGCGGGAACCCGGCGCCTGGCCCGAGGAGGACGCGCTCTGCGTGCGGCTCCCCCGGGGAGAGGTCGAACGCTACCCGCGCTCGCTCCTCGCCCTCGCGGGGCAGCACAACCTGCAGAACGCGCTCGCGGCGCTGCTCGGCGCGCGGCTCGCCGGGGTGCCGGCCGACGCGTGCACCCGGGCGCTCGAGACCTTCCGCGGGCTGCCGCACCGCATGCAGCTCGTCGGGGAGACCCGCGGCGTGCGCTACTACAACGACTCGAAGGCCACGAACGTGGGCTCGGTCATCGGCTCGCTCACCGGCTTCGAGCGGCCCGTGGTCCTCATCGCCGGCGGCAAGGACAAAGGGGGGGACTACGCCCCGCTCGTCCCCGTGCTCGCGGAGGTCTGCCGGCACGCCGTGCTCATCGGCGCCGCGGCGCCGCTCATCGAGCGCACCCTGGCCGGGCACCTCCCCTTGCACCACGCGGGGACACTCCCCGAGGCGGTACGCCTCGCCGCGAGCCTGGCCCGGACCGGCGACGCGGTGATCCTGTCGCCGGCCTGCTCGAGCTACGACATGTTCACGAACTACGAGGAGCGGGGACGCGTCTTCGCCTCCGCCGTGGCGGCCCTTCCCGACTGA
- the ftsW gene encoding putative lipid II flippase FtsW — protein MGNRRISPTRALLQRAGDRLRGLRLPRLRLPALRLPPLRLPWQKAPSVLTAAPPEGAPRGLDLVLLGAALLLVCFGAVMVYSSSALFASANYGNGTYFLRRHLIYAFAGLVALYAGWRIDYRRYARWVYPILGLSLLSLLLVVIPGIGTRVDGAVRWFRLGGISVQPSEPAKIALVIYLAYSLAKKRATMRIFSVGFLPHLCVAGMMALLILKQPDLGSAGILVLVTLLLLFVAGTKLSYLLISLLVCAPVVYQLIVGTPWRMRRLLAFLDPWAYRQDAGYQVSESLISVGSGGLFGLGLGDGKQKLFFLPAAHTDFIFAITGEELGLLGVLGVILAFLVILWRGVRAAVGAADLFGTYLAFGITAIFSLQALLHMTVVLGMVPTKGITLPLVSYGGSALVVAMYGMGILLNVAARHPAPVAEPSPAQPSSARGSSNRRRPQRVVVADGG, from the coding sequence ATGGGAAATCGGCGCATCTCCCCCACGCGCGCACTGCTCCAGCGGGCCGGTGACCGCCTGCGCGGCCTCCGCCTGCCCAGGCTCCGTCTGCCCGCGCTTCGCCTGCCGCCCCTGCGCCTCCCCTGGCAGAAGGCGCCGTCGGTGCTCACCGCGGCCCCCCCCGAGGGCGCCCCGCGAGGGCTCGACCTGGTGCTCCTCGGCGCGGCCCTCCTCCTGGTCTGTTTCGGCGCGGTGATGGTCTACAGCTCGAGCGCGCTCTTCGCCTCGGCCAACTACGGCAACGGGACGTACTTCCTGCGCCGCCACCTGATCTACGCCTTCGCCGGACTGGTGGCGCTCTACGCCGGCTGGCGCATCGACTACCGGCGCTACGCCCGCTGGGTCTACCCCATCCTCGGGCTCAGCCTCCTGTCGTTGCTCCTCGTCGTGATCCCGGGGATCGGCACGCGCGTGGACGGCGCCGTGCGGTGGTTTCGCCTCGGGGGCATCTCGGTCCAGCCCTCCGAGCCGGCCAAGATCGCGCTCGTGATCTACCTCGCCTACTCGCTGGCGAAGAAGCGCGCGACGATGCGCATCTTCTCGGTCGGCTTTCTACCCCACCTCTGCGTGGCCGGGATGATGGCGCTCCTCATCCTCAAGCAGCCCGACCTGGGGAGCGCGGGGATCCTGGTGCTCGTGACCCTGCTCCTGCTTTTCGTGGCCGGCACCAAGCTCTCGTACCTGCTCATCTCGCTGCTCGTCTGCGCCCCGGTGGTCTACCAGCTCATCGTCGGCACCCCGTGGCGCATGCGACGCCTGCTCGCCTTTCTCGACCCGTGGGCCTACCGCCAGGACGCGGGCTATCAGGTGAGCGAGTCGCTCATCAGCGTCGGCTCCGGGGGGCTCTTCGGACTCGGGCTCGGCGACGGCAAGCAGAAGCTGTTCTTTCTCCCCGCGGCGCACACGGACTTCATCTTCGCCATCACGGGCGAGGAGCTCGGGCTCCTCGGCGTCCTCGGCGTGATCCTCGCCTTCCTGGTCATCCTGTGGCGCGGCGTCCGCGCGGCCGTGGGCGCCGCCGACCTCTTCGGCACCTACCTGGCCTTCGGCATCACGGCCATCTTCTCGCTGCAGGCGCTCCTGCACATGACGGTGGTGCTCGGCATGGTGCCCACCAAGGGGATCACGCTCCCGCTCGTGAGCTACGGCGGGTCGGCCCTGGTCGTGGCCATGTACGGCATGGGGATCCTGCTCAACGTGGCGGCCCGACACCCCGCCCCGGTCGCGGAGCCTTCACCCGCACAGCCGTCGAGCGCTCGCGGCAGCTCCAACCGTCGTCGTCCGCAGCGCGTCGTCGTCGCCGATGGGGGTTGA